The following are from one region of the Vidua chalybeata isolate OUT-0048 chromosome 12, bVidCha1 merged haplotype, whole genome shotgun sequence genome:
- the KLHDC8B gene encoding kelch domain-containing protein 8B isoform X3, with the protein MAAGAGAFAWATFPAMPTRRVYCSAAHRDGQLFVLGGCGGGGRALGTAEVLDLQAQRWTTLPPLPTPRAGAAVLALGKQILVVGGVDAAQSPLASVEVYHVDEGKWEKKAALAQPSMGISAVQRDGVVYALGGMGADTSPQALVRVYEPAKDHWQPLPSMPTPCYGASAFLQGNKIFVLGGRQGKLPVTAFEAFDLETRSWTRYPSVPSRRAFAACAMADGVVFSLGGLQQPGPHNFYSRPHFVNTVEMFDPAQGVWRKPSRTIRMKEKRADFVAGCLGGRVVAVGGLGNAGGNQSCPLDSVEGFSLSQKKWEPLPPMPTGRCSCSSCPTPSLLFIIGGVAQGPSGAVEALCLRDVP; encoded by the exons ACCGCGACGGGCAGCTCTTCGTGCTGGGCGGCTGCGGGGGTGGCGGGCGAGCCCTGGGAACTGCTGAGGTGCTCGACCTCCAAGCCCAGCGCTGGACCACGCTCCCACCACTGCCCACGCCGCGGGCTGGCGCTGCCGTCCTCGCCCTGGGCAAGCAGATCTTGGTGGTGGGCGGTGTGGATGCGGCACAGAGCCCCCTCGCCTCCGTTGAGGTCTACCACGTGGATGAGGGCAAATGGGAGAAGAAGGCGGCATTGGCTCAGCCCTCTATGGGTATCTCAGCTGTGCAGAGAG ATGGGGTTGTCTACGCACTGGGGGGAATGGGTGCGGACACCTCTCCCCAGGCACTGGTCCGTGTCTATGAGCCAGCAAAAGACCACTGGCAGCCCCTACCTTCCATGCCCACACCGTGTTATGGGgcctctgccttcctgcagggaaacaAGATCTTCGTCCTGG GAGGCCGGCAAGGCAAGCTGCCTGTCACCGCCTTCGAGGCTTTTGACCTGGAGACAAGGAGCTGGACACGCTACCCCAGCGTGCCCAGCCGCCGCGCCTTCGCCGCCTGTGCCATGGCTGATGGGGTTGTCTTCAGCCTGGGAGGGttgcagcagccagggcctCACAACTTCTATTCCCGTCCCCATTTTGTCAACACCGTGGAGATGTTTGATCCTGCACAGG GTGTGTGGAGAAAACCAAGCCGCACCATCCGTATGAAAGAGAAGAGAGCCGACTTCGTGGCTGGATGCCTGGGAGGAAGAGTGGTGGCTGTGGGTGGCCTTGGTAATGCTGGGG GGAACCAGTCCTGCCCACTGGACTCAGTGGAAGGGTTCAGCCTCTCGCAGAAAAAGTGGGAGCCGCTGCCCCCCATGCCCACTGGccgctgctcctgctccagctgcccaaCACCCAGCCTGCTCTTCATCATCGGCGGTGTGGCCCAGGGTCCCAGTGGTGCTGTCGAGGCTCTGTGCCTGCGTGATGTGCCCTGA